The genomic segment TGCCAACCCTCAAAGACATGACCTTCTGCAAGCTCAGCTTTCAGCTTTATTTTCAGATTGCAAATTGATGTTAGGACAAAGTTCATATGCCAATTGGATGTGATGTTTACTTATACATCATTTAAAAAATGTCCTACCCATGTTTCGTTACCTGATCATTTTCTAATAAGGTACTCCATTCTTTACGCTCAACCAGTGATCTTATTGCAGCATCTGGCAGGTATATCCTGTAGTTCAAGTCACCAAGCCAAACCACACCACTGTACGAGATTCAGAACCAAACTGGCTACGGTTATGATGTATTTCAGGAGGCTTAATTGATAAGAAGTGATAAATAAAGTGAAAGGTCTCTGCTTAACGATCCATAAAAGACAAAGAGTGCAAAGAAGTGTTATGAATTGAAACTCTAGTATACAACATATCAAGCTTGAAACTGAATTCATGTATGGTCTCGTTGATATTATATCAATAGGAAAACATACTCATGCTCTAGAATTTTTCTAGGTAGATGGTGAAGGGATTCGGCAGGAAATAAAGTGCGTGACAATATGCTTGTTGCATCTATATTTCTTTGTCTCTCATCGCCTTCTTTTCCTCCTGAAGCTAAATGACTGCAGACAAAGCAAAAGCTTGTTTCATGCAAGAAGAATCTGACCGAGACAGAACCCTGTTTATTGAAATACAGAATCTgttaatttcttttcttttcatttcATGTGACCGCACATGACAGTTTTAAAACTAATGTTGTATTCTATGTTAAGGATTAATATTTAATACCTTGTTTCCCAGGTAGCCGAAGATACCACAGCCTACACATGAGACACTCGGATGCCTGATGTAACCATGTAGCTCTGTTCTTACCCACACGGtgatatatattcctaccatttgTTTACTTATTAAGCATTGAAAATCTGGAGCAGTTGAATTTTTGGAATTGGGTGTCTTCACTGGATAAACTCTTTGTATCTCTCCAACTTCTGGCTCATTCATTGCGCCTTTGGCTGCCATTCTTTTGTTGAGTGCTTGTTCTATAAGAGCATTCCATTTCGAGCAAATATTGGTATTATCTATCCCTAAAACATTTCCGGCTTTGAGTGGAACAATTTCTTGGAACCTGCCAACAGTTGCATGTCTTGTCACAAGATGTGAATTAAACCATTTCTATTCAAATTTCTCTGTACAGGTTTTGCACACACAACACAATCTCATAAAAGTAGAAGATTACCCCAAAACATATATATCTGCACTGCAGTGTTCGGTGTCGAGCAACTCTTGAAGTTCCAAATTATCTGGTGGTGTGATACCTCCTGCATTCCAGGAGCTGACAAACAGCCTTTTGAAGGGCAAAAagacaaaaagaaaagaaacacaTAACATCAGTTTCAAATGTGCTTACAAGGATTCTTAGTGGGCAAAAGTTGATATCCCACTCCAGTAAGTTGACAAGAGTTAACACTAACTACTTTATTAAAGATTCCCTGAAATAATGGAATAGTACAAATACGATAAATAAATAACGAAAACGAGAGGCTTTTAAATTTCAAGACGATGAGTTACTCTACAACTTATAGCACGGGAGAAGAAGTTTGTTACAGTTCGCACATGAATGTTTCTCCAGCAATGGAATAGTTTTTGTAACCGAGAGATTCTTGATTTGTGCTTTGCATATGTCCTGTCGGTTTCGTCAAATCCTCAGTGTGCACAACAAATTTTCTGCCGGTCATTCTCTTTCTAAAGATTTTACTAGTATCCATCCTTGGCTACATGATCTTGAGATTAACTGAAGGAGAATAACTGCAGCCACTTAGCTGTACTAACATTCAGGAAAAAAATTTTGCTGTGTGAAATTGAAAGAGGGAGAGCAGGTTCACTGACCCACTCCTATTTGCAAGGTTTTAGATGTGTGGGGGGTTTTTTAAAGCTGGATACTGAAAATGATGGATATATTTAGAGGTAATAAAACAGAGTGATGTTGGCAGGACCTGACTAAAATTTTAGGACAATGATATGAAAATCATGGAACAAAATAAGCCTTGATTTGACATGTCGGAAGAGGGTGGAAATAGCAGAAAACATCAAGTTgtagaaaaatcaaatgaatGTTTATCTTTCTAGGCTTAGAAGAGTATGGAATTATTGTCCTCCACTTGGAAACAGGACCACCTTTTGTTATTTCTTGAACAAGAAATGACAACCAATGTGATGTatatttgattttcttttctaaATTATTATCGGTACCATGAAATATAAGGTAGTTGTTGGGTTATTATTAGCTTTTTTAATGGTAGACGATCATTTATAAATTGCAAAAAATAGACATCATGGTAGAATATAATGCAACAATATTAAACTTTTTCTGGAAATGATGAAACATAAATTGTAGGTATTTATCGCACTGAGAGAAGTAAGAAGAcgagaaaatatattttgaaggaAGAGAATGAAGAGGAGATTGAAATTTTTGGTAGATCCCGAATGCATCTTAGTTTTGTTTCTGTTAATACACATGTTAGTGGAAGAATTTTGTGGGTGGGATTGCAGTGATTGCGCTGATTGATTGAATTGCTG from the Primulina tabacum isolate GXHZ01 chromosome 8, ASM2559414v2, whole genome shotgun sequence genome contains:
- the LOC142554444 gene encoding type IV inositol polyphosphate 5-phosphatase 9; its protein translation is MDTSKIFRKRMTGRKFVVHTEDLTKPTGHMQSTNQESLGYKNYSIAGETFMLFVSSWNAGGITPPDNLELQELLDTEHCSADIYVLGFQEIVPLKAGNVLGIDNTNICSKWNALIEQALNKRMAAKGAMNEPEVGEIQRVYPVKTPNSKNSTAPDFQCLISKQMVGIYITVWVRTELHGYIRHPSVSCVGCGIFGYLGNKGSVSVRFFLHETSFCFVCSHLASGGKEGDERQRNIDATSILSRTLFPAESLHHLPRKILEHDGVVWLGDLNYRIYLPDAAIRSLVERKEWSTLLENDQLKAELAEGHVFEGWHEEEIEFAPTYKYNQNSDDYHVSNHKLKAKEKRAPAWCDRIIWFGKGLKQIQYTRGESRLSDHRPVRAIFMVGNEVSGTKKEPGSPMSHRFV